One window from the genome of Cricetulus griseus strain 17A/GY chromosome 2, alternate assembly CriGri-PICRH-1.0, whole genome shotgun sequence encodes:
- the LOC113834022 gene encoding MLV-related proviral Env polyprotein-like has product MDRTPHSKSFKDKTLSYTLLLIGCLFTPHVATNPHRVYNITWKIANLGTGEIANLSTYIGTLHDGFPPLYVDLCDLVGSDWDPSDQEPFPGYGCHHPGGRIGTRSKDFYVCPGHKPTHGCGGPQEGYCARWGCETTGEAYWKPSSSWDFITLKRREIPGYAGKGPWRCGQRACGPCYDSAGGGGFQGATPGGKCNPLILRFTDAGKRTTWDSPKVWGLRLHRAGKDPVTLFSLYRQITPLSQQSVGPNIVIADQRSPTHFQVPKPPTVPKAITPTPGAVTFSPTPDALNIEITRDPPGTRDRLLQLIQGVYQALNFSDPNKTQECWLCLVSRPPYYEGVAILGNYSNQTSAPTSCGAAMQHKLTISEVSGKGLCIGRIPSSHQELCNQVEPLSQDSRYLVAPYGTYWACSTGLTPCVSTTVLNTTIDFCILIELWPKVTYHQPEYVYSVLEKSTRYKREPISFTVALLLGGITMGGIAAGIGTGTVALQGINHFKLLQQAMHTDIQVLEESVSALEKSLTSLSEVVLQNRRGLDLLFLQEGGLCAALKEECCFYADHTGIVRDSMAKLRERLKQRQQLFESQQGWFEGWFAKSPWLTTLISTLMGPLVILFLILIFGPCILNKLTQFIRERLSVVQALVLTQQYHQLKQIDPEYLETSE; this is encoded by the coding sequence ATGGACCGCACACCGCACTCAAAATCCTTTAAAGATAAGACTCTCTCGTACACCCTCCTGTTGATTGGTTGTCTGTTTACCCCCCATGTAGCAACTAACCCCCACAGGGTTTATAATATCACCTGGAAAATAGCCAATCTAGGGACCGGGGAAATAGCCAACCTCAGCACTTATATAGGGACTCTACATGATGGGTTCCCTCCTCTCTATGTCGACCTATGTGACTTAGTAGGGTCTGATTGGGATCCCTCTGACCAGGAACCATTCCCAGGGTACGGATGCCACCACCCTGGGGGAAGGATAGGAACAAGAAGCAAGGATTTTTATGTTTGCCCCGGCCATAAACCAACTCATGGCTGCGGGGGGCCGCAGGAAGGGTACTGTGCAAGATGGGGATGTGAAACCACAGGGGAGGCTTACTGGAAACCCTCTTCCTCTTGGGATTTCATCACTCTCAAACGGAGGGAGATCCCAGGGTACGCAGGGAAAGGACCATGGAGATGTGGGCAAAGAGCCTGCGGACCTTGTTATGATAGTGCCGGAGGGGGAGGTTTTCAAGGCGCCACCCCCGGAGGAAAATGCAACCCTCTCATCCTAAGGTTCACAGATGCTGGAAAAAGAACTACTTGGGATAGTCCTAAGGTCTGGGGACTCAGGCTGCACCGAGCAGGGAAAGATCCGGTGACTTTATTCTCCCTGTACAGACAAATTACTCCCCTAAGCCAACAATCAGTCGGGCCAAACATAGTAATAGCGGACCAGAGATCCCCAACCCATTTTCAAGTCCCTAAACCCCCTACCGTTCCTAAAGCTATCACTCCTACACCAGGTGCTGTcaccttctcccccaccccagatgCCCTAAACATCGAGATAACCAGAGACCCTCCAGGTACCAGAGATAGATTATTACAATTAATCCAAGGAGTTTACCAAGCCTTAAATTTTTCAGACCCCAACAAGACTCAGGAATGCTGGTTATGCCTAGTTTCCCGGCCCCCATATTATGAAGGCGTGGCAATACTGGGCAACTACTCCAACCAGACCTCAGCACCTACCAGTTGCGGAGCTGCTATGCAGCACAAGCTCACAATATCTGAGGTCTCAGGAAAGGGGCTATGCATAGGCAGGATTCCTTCCTCACATCAAGAATTATGTAACCAAGTAGAGCCATTATCTCAGGACAGCCGATACCTTGTTGCCCCTTATGGAACTTATTGGGCTTGCAGTACTGGGTTGACTCCCTGTGTCTCTACCACTGTTCTCAACACCACCattgacttttgtatattgatagaACTTTGGCCCAAAGTCACATACCACCAACCTGAATATGTTTACAGCGTACTAGAGAAATCAACCCGATATAAGAGGGAGCCAATATCCTTTACCGTGGCCCTATTATTAGGAGGAATAACAATGGGGGGCATAGCAGCCGGCATAGGGACCGGAACCGTTGCCCTACAGGGAATTAATCATTTTAAGCTTCTACAACAAGCCATGCACACGGATATCCAGGTCCTAGAAGAGTCAGTCAGTGCACTCGAGAAATCCTTAACATCACTCTCTGAGGTGGTCCTGCAAAACAGACGGggattagatttattatttttacaggaAGGGGGGCTATGTGCTGCCCTCAAGGAAGAATGCTGCTTTTATGCAGATCATACAGGAATAGTTAGGGATAGCATGGCCAAACTTAGGGAGAGGCTAAAACAGAGGCAACAGCTATTTGAGTCTCAACAAGGATGGTTCGAGGGATGGTTCGCTAAATCCCCCTGGTTGACTACCCTTATATCCACGCTCATGGGACCTCTGGTTATTCTATTTTTGATCCTCATATTTGGTCCCTGCATTCTGAACAAACTGACTCAATTCATCAGAGAACGACTATCTGTTGTACAGGCCTTAGTCTTAACTCAACAATATCATCAGCTAAAGCAAATAGATCCAGAGTATCTAGAGACCTCTGAATGA